One segment of Hemicordylus capensis ecotype Gifberg chromosome 8, rHemCap1.1.pri, whole genome shotgun sequence DNA contains the following:
- the PPIA gene encoding peptidyl-prolyl cis-trans isomerase A: MANPVVFFDIAADGTPLGRVTFELFSDKVPKTAENFRALSTGEKGFGYKGSCFHRVIPGFMCQGGDFTRHNGTGGRSIYGEKFADENFLLKHTGPGILSMANAGPNTNGSQFFICTARTDWLDGKHVVFGQVKEGMKVVEQMEQCGSRNGKTSKKLSIIDCGQLS; encoded by the exons ATGGCCAACCCCGTTGTGTTCTTCGATATAGCCGCGGACGGGACCCCCCTGGGGCGTGTGACCTTCGAG CTGTTCAGTGACAAGGTTCCAAAGACAGCAG AGAATTTCCGTGCCTTGAGCACTGGGGAGAAAGGCTTTGGCTACAAGGGGTCCTGCTTTCACAGAGTAATTCCTGGATTCATGTGCCAG GGTGGTGACTTTACCCGCCATAATGGAACAGGTGGCAGATCCATTTATGGTGAGAAGTTTGCTGATGAGAACTTCCTCCTCAAGCACACAGGCCCTGGCATTTTGTCTATGGCAAATGCTGGTCCCAATACAAATGGATCTCAGTTCTTCATTTGTACTGCCAGGACTGATTG gttGGATGGGAAACATGTGGTCTTTGGCCAGGTCAAAGAAGGAATGAAGGTTGTGGAACaaatggagcagtgtggatcaagGAATGGCAAGACAAGCAAGAAGCTCAGCATCATTGACTGTGGGCAGCTGTCATAA